A single window of Thermodesulfovibrionia bacterium DNA harbors:
- a CDS encoding amino acid ABC transporter permease yields MEFFFEQLANWKFYLIGGFPATPLTGLTLNIVLALLSIVIGLSFAVILGLGRISVRRYIRYPCGACVDIVRSTPLLLIVFWFYFFLPVLGVKISILGCAIISLSVYAAAYQAEIVRAGILAVPAGQMEAGLSTGMSKSQVFINIIFPQAFRMMLPSFVSFFNSMFKNTSTVYIIGVVDLTRTGIIISQLKPNRIYAAYALMALGFWIVCYALSFSAQKLEKKLGTLDYESYKPEICRDDLILLPLPKAVKRFLITQK; encoded by the coding sequence ATGGAATTTTTCTTTGAGCAGCTCGCAAACTGGAAGTTCTATCTTATCGGCGGTTTTCCTGCAACTCCGTTAACCGGCCTCACTCTGAATATCGTACTTGCTTTACTTTCTATAGTTATAGGGCTCTCTTTTGCAGTGATCCTCGGCCTGGGGAGGATCTCCGTCAGAAGGTACATTCGCTATCCATGCGGTGCCTGCGTAGATATTGTAAGGTCAACCCCCCTGCTATTGATCGTCTTCTGGTTTTATTTCTTCCTCCCGGTATTAGGGGTAAAGATCTCGATCTTAGGGTGCGCTATTATCTCTCTTTCAGTCTATGCCGCTGCCTATCAGGCAGAGATAGTAAGGGCCGGCATACTGGCAGTGCCTGCGGGACAGATGGAAGCGGGATTATCTACCGGCATGTCCAAGTCTCAGGTGTTTATAAACATTATCTTCCCTCAGGCTTTCAGGATGATGCTTCCTTCTTTTGTAAGCTTCTTTAACTCGATGTTCAAAAACACCTCTACGGTTTATATTATCGGGGTCGTGGATCTCACGCGCACAGGGATAATTATAAGCCAGCTTAAACCCAACAGGATCTATGCGGCATATGCATTAATGGCATTAGGTTTCTGGATAGTATGTTATGCCCTTTCTTTCTCAGCTCAAAAACTTGAGAAGAAACTCGGTACTCTTGATTACGAATCCTACAAACCGGAGATATGCAGAGATGACCTGATCTTGCTGCCGCTGCCAAAAGCTGTAAAGAGATTTTTAATAACACAGAAGTAA